In one Cupriavidus taiwanensis genomic region, the following are encoded:
- the istB gene encoding IS21-like element helper ATPase IstB: MNAPLPIDAARLTLMLNELRLPTIGRLWPEFAQRADKESWQATRLLGALLEHELAERAKRRIERHRTESRLDPTKTLAAFDFSAVPMVSKAHVMALASGDSWLEKGANVLIFGPPGGGKSHLGSAIGHALIDAGYRVLFTRTSEIVQKLQAARQSLQLPAALAKLDRFDLIILDDLSYARKDQAETSVLFELIAERYERRSLLITANQPFSGWDNVFPDPGMTIAAIDRLVHHSTIFEMNVESYRRRTASDKQSARRRQSSSDNDNHRDIDNGATTMT, from the coding sequence ATGAACGCGCCGCTCCCAATTGATGCCGCCCGCCTGACGTTGATGCTCAACGAACTGCGCCTGCCCACCATTGGCCGGCTCTGGCCAGAGTTCGCACAGCGCGCCGACAAGGAAAGCTGGCAGGCAACCCGGCTGCTTGGCGCCTTGCTCGAACACGAACTGGCCGAACGGGCCAAGCGGCGTATCGAACGACACCGAACCGAATCCCGCCTGGATCCAACCAAGACGCTGGCTGCCTTCGACTTCAGTGCTGTGCCCATGGTCTCCAAGGCGCACGTGATGGCACTGGCGAGCGGTGATTCCTGGCTGGAGAAAGGTGCCAATGTGTTGATCTTCGGCCCGCCGGGCGGTGGGAAGAGCCACCTCGGATCGGCCATCGGGCATGCCCTGATCGACGCTGGGTACAGGGTACTGTTCACGCGTACCAGCGAGATCGTCCAGAAGCTGCAGGCAGCCAGGCAGAGCCTGCAGTTACCTGCAGCCCTGGCCAAGCTCGACCGCTTTGACCTGATCATCCTGGACGACCTGTCGTACGCCCGCAAGGACCAGGCCGAAACCAGTGTCCTATTCGAACTGATCGCCGAGCGCTATGAGCGGCGCAGTCTGCTGATCACGGCCAACCAGCCGTTCTCAGGCTGGGACAACGTGTTCCCTGACCCCGGCATGACCATCGCCGCGATTGACCGACTCGTCCACCATTCGACGATCTTTGAAATGAACGTCGAAAGCTACCGTCGGCGCACCGCAAGCGACAAGCAGTCTGCTCGCCGACGACAATCATCCAGCGACAACGACAATCACCGCGACATCGATAACGGAGCGACAACCATGACCTAA
- a CDS encoding Crp/Fnr family transcriptional regulator: MIASEPACHRCMLQPVCGASSHANGPEAKIIQPIQRSVGAGEALYRQGQLARMVFAVRAGAAKLVYEAASGWQQLIDYAFGGEVLALGLDHERALYQESAVALQTTVVCVVPAESWRAAQTHASIRDAGQAALQRADMRRRNLLVVLGQLNSPQRLAMLLLDLHAESISRARTPPIVLPFSRADMASYLGLTVETVSRLLHRFASAGLIQVNHRLVHIIDPAGLEQVLTDDESLPDVRLAPRGR, translated from the coding sequence ATGATCGCCTCCGAACCGGCTTGCCACCGCTGCATGCTGCAACCGGTGTGCGGCGCCAGTTCCCATGCCAACGGCCCGGAGGCGAAAATCATCCAGCCCATACAGCGCTCGGTAGGCGCCGGCGAGGCGCTATATCGCCAAGGGCAGCTGGCACGCATGGTTTTTGCCGTGCGCGCCGGTGCCGCCAAGCTGGTGTACGAGGCTGCGTCAGGATGGCAGCAATTGATCGACTACGCCTTCGGCGGTGAAGTGCTGGCCCTCGGCCTGGACCATGAGCGCGCGCTCTACCAGGAAAGCGCCGTGGCCCTGCAGACGACCGTGGTGTGCGTGGTTCCAGCCGAAAGCTGGCGAGCTGCGCAGACCCATGCCTCGATCAGGGATGCCGGGCAGGCAGCCTTGCAACGCGCCGACATGCGCCGCCGCAACCTGCTGGTCGTACTCGGCCAGCTCAACAGCCCCCAACGCCTGGCGATGCTGCTGCTGGACCTGCACGCCGAATCGATCAGCCGTGCGCGCACGCCGCCCATCGTATTGCCGTTTTCCCGTGCCGACATGGCGAGCTACCTGGGCCTGACGGTGGAAACCGTTTCGCGCCTGCTGCACCGCTTTGCCAGTGCGGGCCTGATACAGGTTAACCACAGACTGGTCCATATCATTGACCCGGCAGGTCTGGAGCAGGTGCTGACTGACGATGAAAGCTTGCCGGACGTCAGACTCGCACCACGGGGAAGATAA
- a CDS encoding NAD(P)H-quinone oxidoreductase has protein sequence MKAIGFNDFGPHDILHLTEVPAPEIRPNDLLVRNHAAGVNRADILQRNGAYGRSYFGDSDVMGLEIAGEVIGMGREVQGFRIGDRVMGIVGGGAYAELARIDYRMAMPVPKGFGYAEAAAIPEVFVTAHEALFHLAALQAGDRVLIHAAASGVGTAAVQLAAAAGAEVFVTASGSKLPRLRELGANVLIDYKAQDFASAVADATGGAGVNVVVDFVGAPYFERNIHVLANGGRLIQVGTLGGSSDAKVPLERILYGHLKVIGTVMKSRTADEKRAMVRRFSDRWLVRFDEGTIRPVVDSVFPLANAGDAHRQMESNQSVGKIILEICHAAQ, from the coding sequence ATGAAAGCGATTGGTTTCAACGATTTTGGGCCGCACGACATTCTCCACCTGACGGAGGTCCCTGCTCCGGAGATCCGCCCGAATGACCTGCTGGTCCGCAACCATGCGGCAGGGGTCAATCGCGCGGATATTCTTCAGCGCAACGGGGCCTACGGACGCTCGTATTTCGGCGACTCCGATGTCATGGGCCTGGAGATCGCCGGTGAAGTGATCGGCATGGGCAGGGAAGTCCAGGGCTTTCGTATCGGCGATCGGGTCATGGGCATCGTCGGTGGCGGCGCGTACGCAGAACTGGCTCGTATCGATTACCGCATGGCCATGCCTGTGCCCAAGGGATTCGGCTACGCCGAAGCCGCCGCGATCCCCGAGGTATTCGTGACGGCTCACGAGGCGCTCTTCCATCTGGCGGCGTTGCAGGCGGGCGATCGCGTATTGATCCACGCGGCGGCCAGCGGCGTGGGTACCGCCGCGGTGCAGCTGGCGGCGGCCGCAGGCGCTGAAGTGTTCGTCACGGCCAGCGGTAGCAAGCTGCCCCGGCTTCGGGAACTGGGCGCTAACGTCCTGATCGACTACAAGGCGCAGGACTTTGCATCAGCTGTCGCCGATGCAACGGGTGGGGCCGGCGTCAATGTCGTCGTGGATTTCGTTGGCGCGCCGTACTTCGAACGCAATATCCACGTGCTCGCCAATGGCGGGCGACTGATACAAGTGGGTACGCTCGGGGGAAGTTCCGATGCCAAGGTGCCTTTGGAGCGGATTCTCTATGGACATCTGAAGGTCATCGGCACCGTGATGAAGTCGCGCACGGCGGACGAGAAGCGGGCAATGGTGAGGCGCTTCAGCGATCGCTGGCTGGTGCGCTTCGATGAAGGCACTATCCGGCCCGTCGTCGATAGTGTTTTCCCCCTCGCCAACGCTGGCGATGCGCATCGCCAGATGGAATCCAATCAGAGCGTGGGAAAAATCATTCTTGAAATTTGCCACGCAGCTCAGTGA
- a CDS encoding MFS transporter has product MAPDHAPDVQRFIDAQRFSPLQWLVFVLCFLVMVLDGYDTVAMGFIAPSLVQAWGVSRSALGPVMSAALVGVAIGALLTGPVADRYGRRKLLILSVLWFGGWTLLSARAQTIGELTVLRFLTGLGLGAAMPNAVTLMSEYAPARVRSLVINAMFSGFSFGLMAGGVVAAWLIPAAGWRSVLLAGGVGPILLALPLALWLPESVLFLAARIGGTARARAILQRIGPVAALENATIIAQAPTPAPAGKTAQSAAALMLMLSPRYRWPTILLWVAYFMALLTWYLLAGWMPMLFQDGGFSPRDAALIASTLPLGGVLGNLFAGWLMDRWTPHRIIIAAFLMTGMLSVIAGQCAGQPGLLGALLLVCGVAVTAPVTSLASYASMLYPTEARATGVSWMFGVGRFGGVASAFVGAALLGFGLQISVVFSLLVVPSLIGAFSLWAIQRDKTRGAVHWEPAEELTSEP; this is encoded by the coding sequence ATGGCCCCGGACCATGCGCCCGATGTCCAGAGGTTCATCGATGCGCAACGCTTTTCGCCGCTGCAATGGCTGGTGTTCGTGCTGTGTTTTCTCGTGATGGTGCTGGACGGCTACGACACCGTCGCGATGGGCTTTATCGCGCCGTCCCTGGTGCAGGCATGGGGTGTGAGCCGGTCTGCCCTCGGGCCGGTGATGAGTGCCGCGCTGGTCGGGGTCGCGATCGGCGCGCTCCTGACCGGGCCGGTTGCCGACCGCTACGGTCGCAGAAAATTACTGATTCTCTCGGTGCTGTGGTTCGGTGGATGGACGTTGTTGTCGGCTCGCGCACAAACCATCGGCGAACTGACGGTTCTGCGCTTTCTGACTGGTCTGGGCCTGGGTGCGGCGATGCCCAACGCCGTCACGCTGATGTCCGAATACGCGCCGGCGCGGGTGCGCAGTCTGGTCATCAACGCTATGTTCTCCGGCTTCTCGTTCGGCCTCATGGCCGGCGGCGTGGTCGCCGCCTGGCTGATCCCGGCCGCCGGCTGGCGCAGTGTCCTGCTCGCAGGCGGTGTCGGCCCCATTCTTCTGGCTTTGCCACTGGCATTGTGGCTGCCCGAGTCCGTACTATTCCTGGCCGCGCGCATCGGCGGGACCGCACGGGCCCGGGCCATTCTTCAGCGCATTGGACCCGTCGCTGCTTTGGAGAATGCAACGATCATCGCCCAAGCGCCAACTCCGGCACCAGCGGGCAAGACCGCGCAAAGCGCCGCCGCGCTGATGCTCATGCTATCGCCGCGTTATCGCTGGCCGACGATACTGCTATGGGTGGCCTATTTCATGGCTTTGCTGACCTGGTACCTCCTGGCTGGCTGGATGCCGATGCTCTTTCAAGACGGAGGCTTCAGCCCCAGGGACGCTGCCCTTATCGCATCGACTCTGCCGCTTGGTGGTGTACTCGGCAATCTGTTTGCCGGCTGGCTGATGGACCGCTGGACGCCGCACCGCATCATCATCGCCGCCTTCCTGATGACTGGCATGCTCTCGGTCATTGCGGGACAGTGCGCTGGCCAGCCAGGGTTGCTAGGGGCCCTCCTGCTTGTTTGCGGCGTCGCGGTCACAGCGCCGGTCACGTCGTTGGCGTCCTACGCATCGATGCTTTACCCGACCGAAGCGCGCGCCACCGGGGTTTCGTGGATGTTCGGCGTCGGCCGGTTCGGGGGCGTCGCGAGCGCCTTTGTCGGGGCCGCGCTGCTGGGATTCGGATTGCAGATCAGCGTCGTCTTCTCCCTGCTGGTGGTGCCCTCACTGATCGGTGCGTTCTCGTTGTGGGCGATTCAGCGCGACAAGACCCGGGGTGCCGTGCACTGGGAGCCGGCAGAAGAGCTGACCAGCGAGCCATGA
- a CDS encoding aldehyde dehydrogenase family protein, which yields MQNQLFINGRFVDAAEGDTIDVLNPHDGSLITKVAAATSTDVDLAVAAAERAFPRWSAMAAADRGRLLLRLADAIDANAESLAQLESLDTGHPIRDSRALDVPRTAACFRYFGGMADKLQGSVIPVETGFLNYVQRAPIGVVGQIVPWNFPLMFTSWKMGPALAAGNTVVLKPSEITPLSTLRIAELMAEVGFPEGVVNIVPGYGHTAGQRLAEHPRVRKIAFTGSTATGRRIVEASQGNLKRVQLELGGKGANIVFDDAKLDAAINGAAWAIFHNQGQACIAGSRLVLHERIADEFLDRFIALADSIRIGNPLDATTEMGPLTSLQHLERVKAYVDVAREQGGHVMAGGAAPSDPSLAKGYYVRPTIVEARTPQDRIAQEEVFGPFVTVLRFDSDEEALQIANSTSYGLGSGLWTRDLSRAHRTAAAMEAGMCWINCYKRVNPGSPFGGVGQSGYGREMGYEAMHDYTEARSVWVNVDGNVPPHFRR from the coding sequence ATGCAGAACCAACTGTTTATCAACGGCCGCTTCGTCGACGCAGCCGAAGGCGACACGATCGACGTGCTGAATCCGCATGACGGATCGCTGATCACGAAGGTTGCCGCCGCCACATCCACCGATGTCGATCTCGCGGTGGCGGCCGCGGAACGCGCCTTTCCCCGGTGGTCCGCCATGGCGGCCGCGGATCGCGGGCGCCTGCTGCTGCGGCTCGCCGATGCCATCGACGCCAATGCGGAAAGCCTGGCGCAACTGGAATCGCTGGATACCGGCCATCCGATCCGCGATTCGCGCGCACTGGATGTGCCACGCACCGCTGCCTGCTTCCGCTATTTCGGCGGCATGGCAGACAAGCTGCAAGGCTCGGTGATTCCCGTCGAGACGGGCTTTCTGAACTATGTGCAGCGCGCGCCCATCGGCGTGGTCGGCCAGATCGTCCCCTGGAATTTTCCGCTGATGTTCACCAGCTGGAAAATGGGGCCGGCCCTGGCGGCTGGGAACACTGTTGTGCTGAAACCCTCGGAAATCACGCCGCTTTCGACGCTGAGGATCGCCGAACTGATGGCCGAGGTCGGCTTCCCTGAAGGCGTCGTCAACATCGTTCCTGGATACGGCCATACCGCCGGCCAGCGGCTGGCCGAACATCCGCGCGTCCGCAAGATCGCCTTTACCGGCTCGACGGCCACCGGGCGCCGTATCGTGGAAGCGTCGCAGGGCAACCTGAAGCGCGTCCAGCTCGAGCTGGGCGGCAAGGGCGCGAACATTGTGTTCGACGATGCCAAGCTCGACGCGGCAATCAACGGGGCGGCGTGGGCGATCTTCCACAATCAGGGGCAGGCGTGCATCGCCGGCTCGCGGCTGGTGCTGCACGAACGCATTGCCGACGAGTTCCTGGACCGCTTCATCGCGCTGGCGGATTCGATCCGGATCGGCAATCCGCTCGACGCAACCACCGAAATGGGGCCGCTCACCTCGCTGCAGCATCTGGAGCGGGTGAAAGCTTACGTCGACGTCGCGCGAGAGCAAGGCGGTCACGTGATGGCTGGCGGCGCCGCGCCAAGCGATCCGTCCCTGGCGAAGGGCTATTACGTACGCCCGACGATCGTCGAAGCCAGGACTCCGCAGGACCGGATCGCACAGGAAGAAGTCTTTGGGCCGTTCGTCACCGTGCTGCGGTTTGACAGCGATGAGGAAGCCCTGCAGATCGCCAACAGCACCAGTTACGGACTGGGCAGCGGCCTGTGGACGCGTGACCTGTCGCGTGCGCATCGCACCGCTGCGGCCATGGAAGCCGGCATGTGCTGGATCAATTGCTACAAGCGCGTGAACCCCGGCAGCCCGTTCGGCGGCGTCGGCCAGTCCGGCTACGGGCGCGAGATGGGCTACGAGGCGATGCACGACTACACCGAGGCGCGCTCGGTGTGGGTCAATGTCGACGGCAATGTGCCGCCGCATTTCCGGCGCTGA
- a CDS encoding LysR family transcriptional regulator: protein MDRFLSIEAFVRVAETSSFAEAARQLGVTGSVITNRVQQLEKFVEAPLFHRSTRHVRLSDVGEAFYRECADVVGRVNDLTDQMRGLRATPTGKLRIQVLPGFGLDHFGAPLAEFSRRYPAIQVDIIVNDRVVDPIEEGFDVAFQIFPPISESLIERRLFPVRRLFCAAPSYLQAQGTPSHPRDLLQHNMALYSGYPSRNRWTMTRGDETVEMELPGTIRSNSVHLLRDYAITGAAVVCLPTLVASAALLDGTLVPILPDYDLSHLSFAAVYPETQRQSLKVRALVEFLAEWLGPEPKWDVPLIERGWIR, encoded by the coding sequence GTGGATCGATTTCTGAGCATCGAAGCTTTCGTCCGCGTGGCGGAGACCAGCAGCTTCGCGGAGGCCGCACGACAGCTTGGTGTGACGGGTTCGGTCATCACCAACCGGGTCCAGCAGCTGGAGAAATTCGTCGAAGCGCCGCTGTTTCACCGGAGCACGCGGCATGTGCGGCTGTCCGACGTGGGCGAGGCGTTCTATCGCGAGTGCGCCGACGTGGTCGGCCGCGTGAACGATCTGACCGACCAGATGCGAGGACTGCGCGCCACGCCGACCGGCAAGCTGCGTATCCAGGTCCTCCCCGGCTTTGGCCTTGACCATTTCGGCGCGCCACTGGCCGAGTTCAGCCGCCGTTACCCGGCGATCCAGGTGGACATCATCGTGAACGACCGGGTCGTCGATCCTATCGAAGAAGGCTTCGACGTCGCCTTCCAGATCTTCCCGCCCATTTCCGAGTCACTGATCGAACGGCGGCTGTTCCCGGTGCGCCGGCTGTTCTGCGCGGCGCCGTCTTATCTTCAGGCGCAGGGCACGCCCAGCCATCCCCGCGACCTGCTGCAGCACAACATGGCCCTCTATTCCGGCTATCCATCGCGCAATCGCTGGACCATGACGCGAGGCGATGAAACCGTGGAGATGGAGCTTCCGGGGACGATACGCTCGAATTCCGTCCATCTCCTGCGCGACTACGCCATTACAGGTGCAGCGGTGGTATGCCTGCCGACCCTGGTGGCCAGTGCCGCGCTCCTCGATGGCACCCTTGTGCCGATCCTTCCGGACTATGACCTGTCGCACCTCAGCTTCGCTGCGGTGTACCCGGAGACGCAACGACAGTCCTTGAAGGTGCGCGCACTGGTTGAGTTTCTCGCCGAGTGGCTGGGCCCGGAACCGAAGTGGGACGTTCCCCTCATCGAGCGCGGCTGGATTCGCTGA
- a CDS encoding alpha/beta fold hydrolase codes for MPYITIPDGTRLFYKDWGAGRPVVLSHGWPANADAWDAQMLLLVQSGFRVIAHDRRGHGRSDQPASGNDIDTYADDLATLISTLDLQNATLVGHSIGGGEIVRYISRHGSARVAKAVLIAAPVPLMARTETHPDGVPLEIFDGIRNALAGDRSQFFRELAVPFYGLNRPQAVPSQSLIDAFWAQGMTGGILAQYACVREFSEVDFTDDLKRLRIPTLLLHGDDDQNVPVEMSSRPAASLIPNATLKVYAGGSHGLIATHASQVNEDLLAFINA; via the coding sequence ATGCCCTACATCACTATCCCTGACGGTACCCGGCTTTTCTACAAGGACTGGGGCGCTGGCCGCCCGGTCGTTCTCTCGCACGGCTGGCCCGCTAACGCTGACGCATGGGATGCACAAATGCTCCTGCTCGTGCAAAGCGGGTTCCGCGTCATTGCGCACGATCGCCGCGGGCACGGGCGTTCGGATCAGCCGGCCAGCGGGAATGACATCGACACGTACGCCGATGATCTGGCCACGCTGATCAGCACGCTTGATTTGCAGAACGCGACCCTGGTAGGACACTCCATCGGCGGCGGCGAGATTGTGCGCTACATCAGCCGGCATGGCAGCGCGCGCGTCGCGAAGGCGGTTCTGATCGCCGCGCCTGTTCCACTGATGGCCAGGACTGAGACGCACCCGGATGGCGTTCCGCTGGAGATCTTCGACGGCATCCGCAACGCACTGGCCGGAGACCGATCGCAGTTCTTCAGGGAGCTTGCGGTTCCGTTCTACGGTCTCAACAGGCCCCAGGCGGTGCCTTCCCAGAGCCTGATCGATGCATTCTGGGCGCAGGGCATGACGGGTGGCATCCTGGCCCAGTACGCCTGCGTTCGCGAGTTCTCCGAAGTCGACTTCACGGACGATCTGAAGCGGCTGCGCATTCCCACGTTGCTGCTGCATGGCGATGACGACCAGAACGTGCCGGTGGAGATGTCATCGCGCCCGGCCGCCTCGCTCATCCCGAATGCGACGCTGAAGGTCTACGCCGGCGGTTCGCATGGGCTGATCGCGACGCATGCCAGCCAGGTCAACGAGGACCTCCTGGC
- a CDS encoding IS30 family transposase, with product MKQRRRIYYTETQKALMWERWRKGDTLHQIARLFDRGHSSMQRILAETGGIQPVQRHRSRLALTLAEREEISRSVAAGLSVRSIASRLGRAPSTISRELRRNGGSQGYRANQADELAWARARRPKACKLVGNRTLAQVVAAKLRMQWSPEQIAGWLKHAYAVNKDYQVSHETIYRSLYVQARGALKKELLEHLRRCRVMRHSRLYSAKTDDRGRICDTVSISERPATVEDRAIPGHWEGDLLFGSDNSQIVTLVERQTRFVMLVKVASKDTETVVNALIKHAGKLPQELYKSLTWDRGKEMADHKRFTVATDIQVYFCDPQNPWQRGSNENTNGLLRQYFPKGTDLSVYSQAKLNAVARRLNERPRKTLNFDTPAERFHQNVASTG from the coding sequence ATGAAGCAAAGACGGCGGATCTACTACACCGAGACCCAAAAGGCACTGATGTGGGAACGGTGGCGCAAAGGTGACACGCTTCATCAGATCGCACGATTGTTCGATCGGGGTCACTCTTCGATGCAGAGGATCTTGGCGGAGACCGGTGGTATCCAGCCAGTACAGCGACACCGCTCCCGATTGGCATTGACGCTTGCCGAACGAGAGGAGATCTCTCGCTCCGTGGCGGCCGGACTCTCTGTCCGGTCGATTGCATCCCGGCTAGGACGCGCCCCGTCTACCATTAGCCGTGAGCTCAGGCGAAACGGGGGAAGCCAAGGCTATCGTGCAAACCAGGCGGACGAGCTTGCCTGGGCGCGAGCGCGCCGCCCAAAGGCCTGTAAGCTCGTCGGAAACCGAACGCTGGCGCAGGTTGTGGCAGCCAAGCTGAGGATGCAATGGTCCCCAGAGCAGATTGCAGGCTGGCTCAAGCATGCATATGCGGTCAACAAGGACTACCAGGTGTCACACGAGACGATCTATCGTAGCCTTTATGTACAGGCCCGCGGTGCGCTGAAGAAGGAGTTGCTTGAACACCTGAGGCGCTGCCGGGTCATGCGTCACTCTCGTCTCTATTCCGCGAAGACTGACGACCGTGGAAGAATCTGTGACACCGTTTCGATCAGTGAGCGGCCTGCAACCGTCGAAGATCGCGCGATTCCCGGCCACTGGGAAGGCGACCTGCTCTTCGGCAGCGACAACAGCCAGATCGTCACCTTGGTCGAGCGTCAGACGAGGTTTGTGATGCTGGTGAAGGTTGCCAGCAAGGACACAGAGACTGTGGTCAATGCCCTGATCAAACATGCAGGCAAATTACCCCAGGAGCTGTACAAATCGCTGACGTGGGATCGTGGAAAAGAGATGGCCGATCACAAGCGCTTTACCGTGGCGACCGACATTCAGGTCTACTTCTGCGACCCTCAGAATCCCTGGCAACGGGGCTCCAACGAGAACACGAACGGCCTATTAAGACAATACTTCCCGAAAGGCACGGATCTCTCTGTCTACTCGCAAGCCAAACTCAATGCCGTCGCGAGGCGGCTCAATGAACGTCCGCGCAAGACACTCAACTTTGATACGCCGGCCGAACGATTCCATCAAAACGTTGCATCGACCGGTTGA
- a CDS encoding NYN domain-containing protein, translated as MVSPRIVAKIETEERALHLAVLIDADNAQAAVIEGILAEIARFGEASVKRIYGDFTSPNSSSWKKVLHKYAIKPVQQFAYTTGKNATDSTLIIDAMDLLYTRRFDGFCLVTSDSDFTGLATRIREEGLMVFGFGEQKTPDAFRNACHKFVLTEVLRPTQVEGVTASRQEAVSIAPQSTTAVPPNSTFPREFMLSALEQSSDESGWAHLGTFGSYLTKLQPDFDSRLYGFRKLSDLVRAKGDIFVTEDRAVPGQSQKQLYLKPR; from the coding sequence ATGGTATCTCCCAGAATTGTCGCCAAAATCGAAACCGAAGAACGGGCTTTGCACCTTGCTGTTCTCATAGACGCCGACAATGCCCAAGCGGCCGTTATTGAAGGGATTCTTGCGGAAATCGCGCGATTCGGCGAAGCGTCCGTGAAACGCATTTATGGTGACTTCACCTCTCCAAACAGTTCGTCCTGGAAGAAGGTGCTGCACAAGTACGCCATCAAGCCAGTGCAGCAGTTCGCCTATACGACCGGAAAGAACGCGACAGATAGTACGCTCATCATTGATGCTATGGACTTGCTATATACCCGACGGTTCGATGGGTTCTGTCTTGTGACCAGCGACAGCGATTTTACGGGTCTGGCAACACGCATACGCGAAGAGGGGCTAATGGTGTTTGGCTTTGGGGAACAGAAAACTCCGGATGCCTTTCGTAACGCTTGTCACAAGTTCGTTCTCACCGAAGTGCTTCGCCCCACTCAAGTAGAAGGTGTCACAGCCTCGAGGCAAGAAGCTGTCTCAATCGCGCCTCAGTCGACTACTGCTGTCCCTCCGAATTCCACGTTCCCAAGGGAATTCATGCTCTCTGCCCTCGAGCAATCGTCCGACGAGAGTGGCTGGGCACATCTTGGAACGTTCGGTAGCTACCTGACAAAATTGCAGCCAGATTTCGACTCCCGGCTCTACGGTTTCAGAAAACTCTCGGACTTGGTCAGGGCAAAGGGAGATATTTTCGTCACGGAAGACCGTGCAGTACCTGGTCAGTCCCAAAAACAACTCTATCTAAAGCCGAGATAG